A stretch of the Pseudoalteromonas phenolica genome encodes the following:
- a CDS encoding DUF1552 domain-containing protein has translation MKDKHLNNMMMSRRRLLKVFMASGISATLIRTSPLISGLLVARDAEAQDAGLPNKTVSIYIPGGSIASLWNPSGSGESMQLGAMSAGYEPVKTECNFMVNMSHSNAGHGRMPILLAENWGSDSYDVTMGNALGPNLPFRYLNLGVHSNGQGQLTKDNRNHLPFQENPFTVFKMVFGSTQGSNSKTPIIDAHMSAANAIKSRLAGYEIQRMNDHLDAMSDTQKRLDDLYGGVSCGIAPDNTEFGLTFDTFSQQARLQADIAVAALQCNLTSSVSLAFGNHQSEFRIPELNFQGHYHNAIHGGSNGQPNYPYYTEMRSHLGSLSAYFIQKLKAAGILDSTIVLETSDMGHADKHSANPCSYLIAGGGTRINRGVVSDMGSGYNQHDLLHTAAKACGVSLDFGKEIPGIIA, from the coding sequence ATGAAAGATAAACATTTAAATAACATGATGATGTCACGCCGTAGACTTTTAAAAGTATTTATGGCGTCAGGTATTTCTGCCACTTTGATCCGTACATCTCCTTTGATTTCTGGTCTACTCGTTGCAAGAGATGCAGAAGCACAAGATGCAGGCCTACCGAATAAAACCGTCTCAATTTATATCCCTGGCGGGTCAATTGCTTCTCTTTGGAATCCGAGCGGCAGCGGTGAAAGCATGCAACTAGGTGCCATGTCGGCCGGATATGAGCCAGTAAAAACTGAATGTAACTTTATGGTCAATATGTCTCACTCTAATGCAGGACATGGCCGTATGCCTATTCTACTCGCAGAGAACTGGGGCAGCGACAGTTACGATGTAACTATGGGTAATGCGCTTGGGCCTAACTTGCCTTTTCGCTACCTAAACTTAGGTGTGCATAGTAACGGTCAAGGGCAGCTCACCAAAGACAACCGCAATCATTTGCCGTTTCAAGAAAATCCATTCACCGTGTTTAAAATGGTGTTTGGATCAACGCAGGGCAGCAATAGTAAAACCCCCATCATAGACGCGCATATGTCAGCCGCTAATGCGATTAAAAGCCGTCTTGCTGGATATGAAATTCAAAGGATGAACGACCACCTTGACGCTATGTCTGATACCCAAAAACGCTTAGACGATCTCTACGGTGGGGTTTCTTGTGGAATTGCGCCAGACAATACTGAGTTTGGGCTGACCTTTGACACATTCAGTCAACAAGCGCGATTACAGGCTGATATTGCTGTTGCTGCACTTCAGTGCAATTTGACCAGTTCAGTTTCACTTGCGTTTGGTAATCACCAATCAGAGTTCAGAATTCCTGAATTGAACTTCCAAGGCCACTATCACAATGCAATTCACGGAGGCAGTAATGGCCAACCAAACTACCCATACTATACCGAGATGCGAAGTCACCTAGGTAGTTTGAGTGCTTACTTTATCCAAAAGCTTAAAGCCGCAGGAATACTAGATAGTACCATTGTGTTAGAAACTTCAGATATGGGTCATGCCGATAAACATTCAGCAAACCCTTGCTCATACCTCATTGCGGGTGGCGGCACACGAATAAATCGGGGGGTTGTCAGTGACATGGGCTCTGGTTATAACCAACATGATTTACTACACACTGCAGCAAAAGCCTGTGGTGTCAGTCTTGATTTTGGTAAGGAGATCCCAGGGATTATTGCTTAA
- a CDS encoding cellulose binding domain-containing protein produces MRQHSYNKQHRYLPIGVCIVALGYTTQSLAAQCEFKVTNEWQSGYTAEVSVHNNTSTTIEGWEVGLEFSQGELITNAWQTQLNGNNPYQLENLSWNRHIHPNSTQSFGFNVQKTPGQAVVSPRLFGICNDNSDSDNDIVEVAITASNIQGTAPATISFSSQVTHSSSGSMSYLWDFGDGSRSAEINPQHVYEQPGTFSASLTLSNATGSYSATPIEITVSEAQPESALCVFEVEEEWISGFRGKVTMTNTENVAIENWKVLMAFSDNTKLTGVWHGLHSGSNPYEITNENYNKTIHPGQSLDFGFNAQKAQENDSPTAPSLGGLCSPDGNINHPPSALASASVTSGEYPLTVNFDGNASYDLDGDPLTFTWDFGNGTKSNEPSPTYVFDKEGMFSVTLTVSDGVMNTVSEPILIKVTAPEAPPISEPLTLNPQSSQLYFVSTKKQHLVEAHTFNTLSGSISPDGVAQFSIDLNSVDTNNETRDGRMKEYLFDTQVYPQAEVLLNVDYAALIAMPIGSDEKQSITAILTLSGVTKEITADIIIRRLTNKTILVQSLSPVLLNATDFGLESGIETLKTLASLSVISYVVPVSFNLVFEAQQ; encoded by the coding sequence ATGAGACAACATAGTTACAACAAGCAGCATCGATACCTACCAATCGGGGTCTGCATAGTCGCTTTAGGGTACACCACACAAAGCTTAGCGGCACAATGTGAGTTCAAAGTCACTAATGAATGGCAAAGTGGCTACACCGCAGAAGTGTCCGTTCACAACAACACAAGCACAACGATAGAGGGCTGGGAAGTCGGGCTGGAGTTTAGTCAAGGAGAGTTAATTACCAATGCTTGGCAAACTCAACTAAATGGCAATAACCCATATCAATTAGAAAACTTAAGCTGGAATCGTCATATTCACCCTAACTCGACTCAGTCTTTTGGCTTTAACGTTCAGAAAACACCAGGCCAAGCCGTTGTTTCGCCCAGATTATTCGGGATCTGCAATGATAACTCAGACTCAGATAACGATATTGTTGAAGTTGCAATTACCGCCTCAAACATACAAGGTACTGCCCCTGCAACCATCTCATTTTCAAGTCAAGTCACTCATTCTTCATCAGGTTCTATGAGTTATTTATGGGATTTCGGGGATGGCTCTCGCTCCGCTGAGATAAACCCGCAACATGTTTACGAACAACCAGGTACTTTTTCCGCCTCACTTACCTTAAGCAATGCTACTGGCAGCTATTCTGCGACACCAATAGAAATCACGGTTAGTGAAGCTCAGCCTGAATCTGCTCTATGTGTGTTTGAAGTAGAAGAAGAGTGGATCTCAGGGTTCCGTGGTAAAGTTACTATGACCAACACCGAAAATGTCGCTATTGAAAACTGGAAAGTTCTCATGGCGTTTTCAGATAACACCAAATTAACTGGGGTATGGCACGGCTTACATAGCGGAAGTAACCCGTATGAAATCACCAACGAGAACTACAACAAAACAATTCACCCAGGTCAGAGCTTAGACTTTGGCTTTAACGCACAAAAAGCACAAGAGAATGATTCTCCAACAGCCCCTTCACTCGGCGGTTTATGCTCACCAGATGGAAACATTAATCATCCCCCCTCTGCATTGGCATCCGCCTCAGTGACATCCGGAGAATATCCACTGACTGTGAATTTTGATGGTAATGCTTCCTATGACTTAGATGGAGATCCTCTTACCTTCACTTGGGATTTTGGCAACGGGACTAAATCTAACGAACCAAGTCCCACTTATGTGTTTGATAAAGAAGGCATGTTCTCTGTTACTTTGACAGTCAGTGATGGTGTAATGAATACCGTCAGTGAACCTATCTTGATAAAAGTAACAGCGCCAGAAGCACCACCTATCAGTGAGCCGCTAACCCTAAACCCACAAAGTTCTCAACTCTACTTTGTATCGACTAAAAAACAGCACTTAGTTGAGGCCCACACATTTAACACGCTGAGTGGTTCAATTAGCCCTGATGGGGTTGCTCAATTCAGCATAGATCTAAACAGTGTTGATACCAACAATGAAACCCGCGACGGTAGAATGAAAGAATATTTATTCGATACGCAGGTTTACCCTCAAGCAGAAGTATTACTTAATGTCGATTACGCGGCATTGATTGCCATGCCCATAGGTAGTGACGAGAAACAATCTATTACGGCTATCCTTACCCTCTCTGGTGTCACGAAAGAAATCACAGCTGACATCATAATTCGACGCCTTACAAACAAAACCATTCTGGTGCAAAGCTTGTCACCCGTGCTGCTAAACGCAACAGACTTTGGCCTAGAATCAGGTATCGAGACCCTTAAGACGCTAGCAAGTTTATCTGTGATCAGCTACGTGGTACCTGTGAGCTTCAACCTCGTTTTTGAAGCGCAACAATAG
- the bla gene encoding class A beta-lactamase, subclass A2: protein MRSYLLVAIIVCLLPWCVHSKPIDTLKADIELLLDSKRAKVGVSIWDQNAEPVFSFNGDSKLPMQSVFKFHIAAAVLSEVDKGKWSLEDKIKITPNDLDNGLWSPIRKKYPTGTELTLSEVIRYTVSVSDNVGCDILLSMLGGPKKLEDYLHQSGIKDIAVIYNEENMQKVWQRQYENWTTANAANTALRQFYINKNLLSDKSHQFLWDVMKGSKTGRKTIRAGVPKDIQVAHKTGHSGKNAYGVTGAQNDIGIVFLPSGQHYYISVLVSDSYETSETNQNIIAKISELTWQFFTNKTL, encoded by the coding sequence ATGAGAAGCTATCTCTTAGTTGCAATCATAGTATGTTTACTCCCATGGTGTGTTCATAGCAAACCAATTGATACTCTAAAAGCCGACATTGAGTTGCTTCTAGATTCTAAGAGGGCAAAGGTGGGGGTTTCTATCTGGGACCAAAATGCCGAACCTGTGTTTTCATTCAATGGAGATTCTAAATTACCCATGCAGAGTGTCTTTAAGTTTCATATTGCTGCGGCTGTTTTATCAGAAGTTGATAAGGGCAAGTGGTCTCTTGAAGATAAGATAAAGATTACACCGAATGACTTAGATAATGGATTATGGAGCCCAATCCGAAAAAAGTACCCAACTGGAACAGAGCTCACACTTTCCGAAGTCATCAGGTACACAGTCTCAGTAAGTGACAATGTAGGATGTGACATTCTATTAAGCATGCTTGGCGGCCCTAAGAAGCTTGAAGATTACTTGCATCAATCAGGCATAAAAGATATTGCCGTAATATATAACGAAGAAAACATGCAAAAGGTGTGGCAGCGCCAGTATGAGAACTGGACAACTGCGAATGCTGCTAATACCGCATTAAGGCAATTTTATATTAATAAAAACTTGCTTTCGGATAAAAGCCATCAATTTCTTTGGGATGTGATGAAAGGCTCTAAGACAGGTCGTAAAACAATTAGAGCAGGTGTGCCAAAAGATATACAAGTTGCGCATAAAACAGGCCACTCAGGTAAAAATGCGTATGGTGTGACAGGTGCTCAGAACGACATTGGTATTGTGTTTCTTCCAAGTGGTCAACATTACTATATCAGTGTATTGGTAAGTGACTCTTATGAAACGAGTGAAACGAATCAAAATATCATTGCAAAAATATCTGAATTAACGTGGCAGTTTTTTACAAATAAAACCCTTTAG
- a CDS encoding thioredoxin family protein — protein sequence MLSFGNHITGKLNNIESFIENAPIYFFPVKILGWILLFLALMVTNVLAIAKWPLSAMSNKVNKKAQSLNGPLNLSSDEELRKTLDANEIVLLDFWAQWCGPCLLMNNTLNEFAKENADSITVGKVDVSLNSTLSKQFAVRGLPTVIVFQNGEEVTRKSGSLTKTQLSQLIAQVKN from the coding sequence ATGTTGAGTTTTGGAAATCACATTACAGGCAAGCTAAATAACATCGAGTCGTTTATAGAAAACGCGCCAATATATTTCTTTCCTGTAAAAATCTTAGGATGGATATTGTTGTTTTTAGCTTTGATGGTGACGAATGTACTTGCCATAGCCAAGTGGCCATTATCAGCAATGTCAAACAAGGTGAATAAGAAAGCCCAAAGTCTAAATGGGCCTTTGAATTTGTCTAGTGATGAAGAGTTAAGAAAAACCTTAGATGCGAATGAAATTGTCTTGTTAGATTTTTGGGCGCAGTGGTGTGGCCCATGTTTGTTAATGAATAATACACTCAATGAGTTTGCTAAAGAGAATGCTGACAGCATCACAGTAGGTAAAGTTGATGTTTCATTAAACTCGACATTGAGTAAACAATTTGCAGTTAGAGGCTTACCCACAGTGATTGTTTTCCAAAACGGCGAGGAAGTCACAAGAAAAAGTGGTTCGTTAACAAAAACACAGTTGTCGCAATTGATAGCACAAGTAAAAAATTAA
- a CDS encoding DUF1592 domain-containing protein — translation MKFNNLKRLFTIIHAAPVTPIISKFAAGFSLLASASFAQAAECTLTIPDNWNTGFKAEIVIQNTSDQTLNDWAIELSWDQGISLQNSWNGQFDCGDTGCIISSQGNSIHADQSYGLGFVANKNGVTDELNINLSGDICINSVPTPPDTVTETGLWQLDITESVLSYVSVKKDHVAEHNQFASQHAETPALSGSIDAEGNVKLAVDLNTVSTGVDIRNSRILDLLFETDILPTAFFSAQIDSDLLSNLTIGNPVIQNLTGQISLHGVNQAISLDVLVVKLATGKINVSTLSPLIIDSKTFEMDYGIEALRVVANLSSIGETVPVYFNLTYSTAEQDNFEPVAMADKPAAPTELSADFVSSDSKAQLNWQDNSNNESNYLVRYKSVDGQWQTAAELASNASSYETGLPESGEFDYKVIAINDSMPSEPSNVERVTVTQTDPIARGMQLYKSGCAGCHGSEGGGLGSFPALNTERDMQTMIETITTTMPYGTPSACDEQCATDIAAYLQTLWPAPLTCDLNLAPVAYGARQLKILTQTEYQNSVEDLLGIDFLVSDGLSPDSQVGFFINNTHASVQPSNYSNYLLVAEEVSTWVAEQNFATALSCEAIDENCANSLVGDLAPKIFRRPLTQDESQNYRLIATGFFNNGDIEAGMTLALEGLLSSPQFIYRHELGEPNPDNSELDYDAFELTSWEMATFLSYTFTGSTPDELLWQAAERDELRDEANIIAHANRLADSSKSVLGDFVGSWLGTGSLEVATKDQDIYPGFAQLVPAMKAEMNETFSYIMTQPEESFSSLYTADFTFVNQLLAEHYNIAGVTGETMQKVDTTERGGILANGAFMSRWAEVAESHPILRSVRVRRRMLCQEQPDPPAGTFEAREQRLAELSDMLQDPATTNRMKYHSLTEGQPCSSCHEKYINPMGFGMEDFDAVGKIRSNDNNGNAIDASGTLYAPEKYAEVSDSVPFNGAKQLGSVIAGLSSAQSCLPQQMFRYVIGVGHDAIDPSNEEDKRLSEKEQIGYMCEIDTLTNALMQDSPRAMLEKFGSLKSVRYRKAWSRNQ, via the coding sequence ATGAAATTCAATAACCTAAAACGATTGTTCACTATCATTCATGCTGCACCTGTTACACCTATAATAAGTAAATTCGCAGCCGGCTTTAGTCTTCTGGCAAGTGCCTCTTTCGCTCAAGCAGCTGAATGTACTTTAACAATCCCAGATAATTGGAATACTGGCTTTAAAGCCGAAATTGTTATTCAAAACACGTCAGATCAGACCTTAAACGACTGGGCCATCGAACTTTCATGGGATCAAGGTATCTCTCTTCAGAATAGTTGGAATGGTCAATTCGATTGTGGCGATACTGGCTGCATAATCTCGTCACAAGGTAATAGCATTCATGCTGATCAATCCTACGGATTAGGCTTTGTCGCCAATAAAAATGGAGTAACTGACGAACTGAATATCAACCTCAGCGGCGATATCTGTATTAACTCAGTGCCTACTCCTCCAGACACTGTAACAGAAACAGGGTTATGGCAACTAGATATCACAGAGTCTGTTCTCAGTTATGTGTCGGTTAAAAAAGACCACGTGGCTGAGCACAACCAGTTTGCCTCTCAACATGCTGAGACCCCTGCTCTGTCTGGTAGTATCGACGCCGAGGGTAACGTAAAACTAGCAGTAGATTTAAATACCGTGTCTACTGGAGTCGATATCAGAAATAGTCGGATCTTAGACCTGCTGTTTGAAACTGACATATTGCCCACCGCATTCTTTAGTGCACAAATTGACAGTGACTTACTGAGTAATCTCACCATTGGCAACCCTGTGATCCAGAACCTCACTGGCCAAATAAGCTTACATGGCGTTAATCAAGCAATAAGTCTAGATGTGTTAGTGGTAAAACTTGCAACTGGCAAAATCAATGTCAGCACGCTTTCTCCGCTGATCATCGACAGTAAAACCTTCGAGATGGATTATGGTATTGAAGCACTGCGCGTTGTTGCCAATCTCAGCAGTATTGGAGAAACGGTTCCTGTCTATTTTAACCTCACCTATTCAACTGCCGAACAAGACAATTTTGAGCCAGTCGCGATGGCTGACAAGCCCGCTGCACCGACTGAACTCAGTGCAGATTTTGTCTCAAGTGACAGTAAAGCACAGTTGAACTGGCAAGATAATAGTAACAATGAGAGCAATTATTTAGTGCGCTATAAAAGCGTTGACGGCCAATGGCAAACTGCAGCAGAGCTTGCGTCTAATGCAAGCTCTTACGAAACGGGTTTACCTGAATCTGGTGAGTTTGATTACAAAGTCATTGCCATCAACGATTCTATGCCCTCAGAGCCTAGTAATGTTGAACGTGTGACTGTGACACAAACAGATCCCATTGCCAGAGGTATGCAACTCTACAAGTCAGGTTGTGCTGGCTGCCACGGCTCAGAAGGCGGCGGTTTAGGCTCATTTCCGGCGCTCAATACAGAGCGAGATATGCAAACCATGATTGAGACCATCACCACAACTATGCCTTATGGCACACCAAGTGCGTGTGACGAACAATGCGCCACAGACATTGCTGCATATTTACAGACACTTTGGCCAGCCCCATTGACCTGTGATTTAAACTTAGCACCCGTTGCATACGGAGCTAGACAGTTAAAAATCTTAACTCAAACTGAGTATCAAAATTCAGTCGAAGATCTTCTAGGCATCGATTTTCTGGTATCCGATGGGCTGTCACCTGATTCTCAGGTAGGTTTTTTTATCAATAATACCCATGCAAGTGTTCAACCGTCGAATTACAGTAATTACTTGCTAGTTGCAGAAGAGGTTTCAACATGGGTTGCTGAACAAAACTTTGCAACTGCATTGAGTTGTGAAGCCATAGACGAAAACTGTGCGAATAGCTTAGTAGGCGACTTGGCACCTAAAATTTTCCGCCGTCCACTTACACAAGACGAATCACAGAATTATAGATTGATTGCAACTGGCTTTTTTAACAATGGAGACATTGAAGCTGGTATGACACTTGCGCTGGAAGGGCTGTTGTCATCACCGCAATTTATTTATCGTCACGAATTAGGTGAGCCAAACCCTGATAACTCAGAGCTAGATTACGATGCATTTGAGCTGACGTCTTGGGAAATGGCGACTTTCCTTTCTTATACTTTCACAGGTTCAACACCCGATGAGCTTCTTTGGCAAGCAGCTGAACGAGATGAGCTCCGTGACGAAGCCAACATTATTGCACATGCAAACCGCTTAGCTGATAGCTCAAAGTCAGTATTGGGTGATTTTGTGGGTAGTTGGTTAGGTACAGGCAGTTTAGAAGTCGCGACTAAAGATCAAGACATCTATCCAGGTTTTGCGCAATTAGTGCCGGCAATGAAAGCTGAAATGAATGAAACCTTCTCGTATATCATGACTCAACCTGAAGAAAGCTTTAGCTCTTTATATACTGCCGATTTCACATTCGTGAACCAATTACTGGCAGAGCACTACAACATTGCAGGCGTCACAGGAGAGACAATGCAAAAGGTAGATACAACTGAACGCGGCGGCATATTAGCCAATGGCGCATTCATGTCTCGCTGGGCGGAAGTTGCTGAGTCTCACCCTATTCTTCGCTCGGTGCGGGTACGTCGTCGAATGCTATGCCAAGAGCAACCCGATCCACCAGCTGGAACATTTGAAGCCAGAGAGCAAAGACTTGCCGAACTGTCTGACATGTTACAAGACCCTGCAACCACAAACCGCATGAAGTACCACAGTCTAACTGAAGGCCAGCCTTGCTCAAGTTGCCATGAAAAATATATCAACCCAATGGGATTCGGAATGGAAGACTTTGATGCTGTGGGCAAGATCCGAAGCAATGATAATAATGGCAATGCAATAGACGCCTCAGGTACGCTCTATGCCCCAGAGAAGTATGCTGAGGTAAGCGACTCTGTACCATTCAATGGTGCCAAGCAACTAGGTTCAGTCATTGCCGGCCTTTCATCTGCACAAAGCTGTTTACCGCAGCAGATGTTCAGGTATGTCATCGGAGTGGGCCATGATGCCATAGACCCATCGAATGAAGAAGACAAACGCCTGTCAGAGAAAGAGCAAATAGGTTACATGTGTGAAATAGACACGCTGACTAATGCCTTAATGCAAGACAGTCCAAGAGCCATGTTAGAAAAGTTTGGTTCATTAAAGTCAGTACGCTATCGCAAAGCTTGGTCAAGAAATCAATAA
- a CDS encoding 2OG-Fe(II) oxygenase → MTNNTELFANIAQDLQFTGYSIQTLDQELPALQALKSRLAEFDFNTFDEAGIGRKDDHQKNETIRSDKIHWLDNSNALEGCFLDYMDELKAYMNKRLFMGLFSYECHFAHYQPGAFYKKHLDAFKGQTNRLLSTVLYLNPDWQAENGGELVIYDGEDHDKELTRVSPHFGTLVTFLSDEFPHEVLPAKAERFSIAGWFRVNNSVNGQIDPPR, encoded by the coding sequence GTGACCAATAATACAGAACTCTTTGCCAACATTGCCCAAGACTTGCAATTTACAGGCTACAGCATTCAAACGCTAGACCAAGAATTACCTGCGCTTCAGGCGTTAAAATCTCGTCTTGCTGAGTTTGACTTCAACACGTTTGATGAAGCAGGTATCGGTCGCAAAGATGATCATCAAAAGAATGAAACCATTCGCAGTGACAAAATTCATTGGTTAGATAACAGCAACGCACTTGAAGGTTGCTTTCTAGACTATATGGATGAGTTAAAAGCTTACATGAATAAGCGTTTATTCATGGGACTATTTAGCTACGAATGTCATTTTGCGCACTATCAGCCAGGTGCTTTTTACAAAAAGCACCTTGATGCATTCAAGGGCCAAACCAACCGTTTACTTTCTACTGTGTTGTATTTAAACCCAGATTGGCAAGCCGAAAATGGCGGAGAGTTGGTCATTTATGACGGTGAAGATCACGACAAAGAACTTACCCGTGTTTCGCCACATTTTGGCACCCTTGTTACTTTTCTCAGTGACGAGTTTCCTCATGAAGTTCTGCCAGCAAAGGCTGAACGCTTTTCAATTGCAGGCTGGTTTAGGGTCAATAATAGTGTAAATGGTCAAATTGACCCGCCACGTTAA
- a CDS encoding DUF6419 family natural product biosynthesis protein, which produces MFRVVIGLSIVLSFICMLLAAAPFTPAISVSFILLLFAGFIGYKGFLQSGIVLLFINTLAVVGSPSIDISNTSTLFFVLVVFVISFGGVFFGVRKLNGAQSINNECRNNE; this is translated from the coding sequence ATGTTTAGAGTCGTTATTGGGCTTTCTATTGTCCTTTCTTTTATATGCATGTTGTTAGCAGCAGCGCCTTTCACGCCAGCAATCAGTGTTTCATTTATACTTTTGTTGTTTGCTGGGTTTATTGGTTACAAAGGTTTTCTTCAGTCAGGTATTGTTTTGTTATTCATTAATACCCTTGCTGTTGTAGGGAGCCCGAGTATAGATATATCAAATACCAGCACATTGTTTTTTGTATTGGTTGTTTTTGTAATTTCTTTTGGTGGTGTCTTTTTTGGAGTAAGGAAATTAAACGGGGCGCAAAGTATTAACAATGAATGTAGAAATAACGAATGA
- a CDS encoding MBL fold metallo-hydrolase yields MKKIKITEGLYQFQFPPFENQHFGFNIYALINGQEALLIDTAFEQHAKQVRENLKKEGIEITKVVFSHFHPDHISGLPELNSPILYGNGLYKASLNKYTPIEKHHFFDGMNTLTERSQLTFGSFNLTFKLVQGHVICGMFTIINNQFVHVADDLMTSNEGAPLLPSVHVDNAKKHFDSLELLKRYASCTLLLSHGNALSGESEILSAISDRQSYLEAITNSSQPISIDAALQDTRCDFLHKEWHKYVYL; encoded by the coding sequence ATGAAGAAAATAAAAATAACTGAAGGTTTATACCAATTCCAATTTCCTCCTTTTGAAAATCAACATTTTGGATTTAACATTTATGCTTTGATAAACGGTCAAGAAGCGCTGTTAATCGATACAGCATTTGAGCAACATGCAAAACAGGTTCGCGAGAATTTAAAAAAGGAAGGTATTGAAATCACGAAAGTCGTTTTTTCGCATTTTCACCCTGATCATATTTCAGGGTTACCTGAACTTAATTCGCCGATTTTGTATGGTAATGGGCTCTATAAAGCGTCACTTAATAAATATACACCGATAGAAAAACATCATTTCTTTGATGGAATGAATACTTTAACTGAGCGCTCTCAATTAACTTTTGGATCGTTTAACCTGACATTCAAATTGGTTCAAGGTCACGTTATTTGTGGCATGTTCACCATTATCAATAATCAGTTTGTACATGTAGCCGATGATTTAATGACTTCAAATGAAGGAGCGCCACTTTTACCTTCTGTGCATGTTGATAATGCTAAGAAGCATTTTGATTCTTTAGAGCTTCTTAAACGTTATGCTTCATGCACTTTATTATTGTCACACGGTAATGCGTTATCTGGAGAGTCTGAAATCTTATCAGCCATAAGCGATAGACAATCTTATTTAGAAGCCATAACTAACAGTTCACAACCCATTTCGATAGATGCAGCGCTACAAGATACTCGTTGTGACTTTCTTCACAAAGAGTGGCATAAATATGTTTATCTTTAA
- a CDS encoding GNAT family N-acetyltransferase: MNIKLIEDNNWNDILAIQAKAYHEVDLETLDVLKSKQTASPETCFVCVSEQNEALGYLLAHPWVDSEPPKLFVPLLDTVNSETLYLHDMAVNPYSKGQGIGRTMMVKLIEIAKAKGFKRISLVAVQGANSFWSLQGFREIAEANISSTYGENAVFMEMEVVA; the protein is encoded by the coding sequence ATGAACATTAAACTCATCGAGGATAACAACTGGAATGATATCTTGGCAATTCAAGCTAAAGCCTATCATGAGGTCGATTTAGAAACGTTAGATGTTCTTAAGTCTAAACAAACGGCATCACCTGAAACTTGCTTTGTTTGTGTTTCAGAGCAGAATGAGGCTTTAGGTTATTTACTGGCGCATCCATGGGTAGATTCTGAGCCACCAAAATTGTTTGTGCCGCTATTAGACACTGTTAATAGTGAAACCTTATATCTCCATGATATGGCAGTTAACCCATACTCAAAAGGACAAGGCATTGGCCGGACAATGATGGTAAAACTAATTGAAATTGCCAAAGCTAAAGGGTTTAAACGAATAAGCCTTGTGGCAGTTCAAGGTGCTAATAGCTTTTGGTCACTACAGGGATTTAGAGAGATTGCAGAGGCGAATATATCTTCAACTTATGGAGAAAACGCGGTTTTCATGGAAATGGAAGTTGTGGCATAA